One Pelodiscus sinensis isolate JC-2024 chromosome 24, ASM4963464v1, whole genome shotgun sequence DNA segment encodes these proteins:
- the LOC102451689 gene encoding free fatty acid receptor 3-like has translation MFFNSSNQLSLAVYTVTFVTGLPLNLLAFCAFVVKARRRLLPADILLLNLTVSDLVLLAFLPVRIAEASWDMKWNMREFLCPLFGLLFFSSIYLTTLSLTSVSVDRYLSVAFPIRYKARRRPAYAMVAVVLFWLAAFSHCSIVYVVQYQGRDNDTASQLTQCYTTFNNQQLTLLLPFRLEMFLILFCLPLGITTFCYVRFISIIRSLPLVSPGRKRRAIGLVAATFLIFVVCFAPFNISHVVGYVEKKSPEWRTYAVLLSTFNASLDPIIFYFSSSSFQKICWECLQAVWEKLQLGWLCPRVWLESPENVVTEDSQMVQ, from the coding sequence ATGTTTTTCAACAGTTCCAACCAGCTGTCCCTGGCTGTCTACACGGTGACCTTCGTGACAGGCCTGCCCCTCAACCTGTTGGCTTTCTGCGCCTTTGTGGTGAAGGCCCGCCGGCGCCTGCTGCCAGCCGACATCCTGCTCCTCAACTTGACGGTGTCCGACCTGGTGCTGCTGGCCTTCCTGCCTGTCCGCATTGCCGAGGCCTCCTGGGACATGAAGTGGAACATGCGAGAATTTCTCTGCCCTCTCTTCGGCCTCCTCTTCTTCAGTAGCATCTACCTCACCACCCTCTCGCTCACCAGCGTCAGTGTCGACCGTTACCTCAGTGTAGCCTTCCCCATCCGCTACAAGGCAAGACGCCGGCCGGCCTACGCCATGGTAGCTGTGGTCTTGTTCTGGCTGGCTGCCTTCTCCCACTGCAGCATTGTCTATGTGGTCCAGTACCAGGGCAGGGACAATGACACAGCAAGCCAGCTCACCCAATGCTATACCACATTCAACAACCAGCAGTTGACCCTCCTGCTGCCCTTCCGCCTGGAAATGTTCCTGATCCTCTTCTGTCTCCCACTGGGCATCACCACCTTCTGCTATGTCAGATTCATCTCCATCATCCGCTCCCTGCCCCTGGTGAGCCCCGGGAGGAAGCGCCGAGCCATTGGGCTGGTGGCAGCCACGTTTCTCATTTTCGTGGTCTGCTTCGCCCCCTTCAACATCTCCCATGTGGTGGGATACGTGGAAAAGAAGAGCCCAGAGTGGAGAACCTACGCTGTGCTCCTCAGCACCTTCAATGCCAGCTTAGATCCCATCATCTTTTACTTCTCCTCCTCGTCTTTCCAGAAGATCTGCTGGGAGTGCCTGCAGGCAGTTTGGGAAAAACTGCAGCTCGGCTGGCTCTGCCCTAGAGTCTGGCTGGAGTCCCCAGAGAATGTGGTCACAGAGGATTCACAGATGGTACAGTGA
- the LOC102451457 gene encoding free fatty acid receptor 1-like, giving the protein MGPLDTLTLAVYSLTILLGVPANALALFIFYRRARARLTPNLIYMINLCVSDLAFILLLPLKILEVIWPDWSPPSFLCPFYSMVHFGTLYTSACFLTAVSAGRYLSAAFPLHYRRCKKPLYSCLVCVAIWCLVSFHGALLAILENSLGANATLFTGNGSACYQEFSPEQLALLAPVRLELSVALFFLPLVITAFCYAGCIHVLMKSHLHQQKKRRAVRLAVATLSIFVLCFGPYNVSHVVGYARGENLWWRKVAMLPGACNAFLDPLIFYFLSSTKDHSPAWVWRSVGQRCSSFWQKMTLGDREAGKAQPEKGGASWGTTGPGVGSSK; this is encoded by the coding sequence ATGGGTCCGCTGGACACACTGACTCTGGCCGTCTACTCCCTCACCATCCTGCTGGGCGTGCCAGCCAACGCCTTGGCGCTGTTCATCTTCTACCGCCGCGCCCGCGCCCGCCTCACCCCCAACCTCATCTACATGATCAACCTCTGCGTCTCCGACCTGGccttcatcctcctcctgccGCTGAAGATCCTGGAGGTGATTTGGCCTGACTGGTCGCCGCCCAGCTTCCTCTGCCCTTTCTACAGCATGGTTCACTTCGGCACGCTGTACACCAGCGCCTGCTTCCTGACAGCCGTCAGCGCTGGGCGCTACCTGAGCGCCGCCTTCCCCCTCCACTACCGGCGCTGCAAGAAGCCCCTGTACTCCTGCCTGGTCTGCGTGGCCATCTGGTGCCTGGTGAGCTTCcatggtgccctgctggccatcctGGAGAATTCGCTGGGCGCCAACGCCACCCTCTTCACGGGCAACGGCTCTGCCTGCTACCAGGAGTTCAGCCCCGAGCAGCTGGCCCTGCTGGCTCCGGTCCGCTTGGAGCTCTCCGTGGCCTTGTTTTTCCTGCCCTTGGTGATCACGGCCTTCTGCTACGCCGGCTGCATCCACGTCCTCATGAAGTCCCATCTCCACCAGCAGAAGAAGCGCCGGGCGGTGCGGCTGGCCGTGGCCACACTCTCCATCTTTGTGCTCTGCTTTGGCCCCTACAACGTCTCCCACGTGGTGGGCTACGCCCGTGGCGAGAACCTCTGGTGGCGCAAGGTGGCGATGCTGCCCGGAGCCTGCAATGCCTTCTTGGACCCGCTCATCTTCTACTTTCTCTCCTCGACCAAGGACCACAGCCCGGCCTGGGTGTGGCGCTCGGTGGGGCAGCGCTGCAGCTCCTTCTGGCAGAAGATGACGCTAGGTGACAGGGAGGCGGGCAAGGCGCAGCCTGAGAAGGGCGGTGCATCCTGGGggaccacaggccctggggtggggagctcCAAGTAA